TTCACTTTATACCCCACTACAGCCTTTTTTAGACAAAACTTTTGAAacttcctctgtgctgcagtgagcGATATATTCAGAGGTGAACAAGTGCTaaaagagctaaaaaaaaaaaaaaagataatgacATTCAAGAGCACATTGACTATAAACAAACAGGCCTAATACAACATCTTCGTGTAGAAACATGACTGAGACACATAGTGTACCGCTTTCCCCctaaaaaaaggcaaacaaacaGTCTAATAAATAAGCTGTGAGGTTGATATACAGTGACCTCACAGGCATGGACAGAGAGAAGTAATGTGTCTGAGAGCCCGTGTGTGAGCGGCTATTCTGACGGATGTAGAGACGAGGGGAGAAGCACGACAAAAACACATTCGCCACGGATGAAGTGTAACAATTTAAAGAGACAGACAAATCTGtaatcaatatttaaatattgcaaaacatacaaaacagtTTCCTTTAAAGTGTAAACATTGAATTGATGTCTGATGTCATTTTTGCGCATGGAGaaattatatataaaattaatCATGTCTGTCATGACTATAAATTGTTATCATTAGTGTAAAAACAACATACTAAACCTCAGCTGTATGTTATTACTGTAATAGTAAtgtctgtttaatttgttttgtataattgtttttactgtactgttataaatagttatatatatttgtaaCATCTTAGTTCACACTCCCCTGGCTCTGTCTTtacaaggcaaaaaaaacaatacttgTATCTCTGCCACAGTCACATCCACAATTACCCAATAtattcaaacacacacgcacgcacgcacacacacacacacacacacacacagagtcacacaagGAGTGgaggggttcaccaggaggctCTATGTGCGATTGAGGGTCTGGAAGATTCTGGATATTTGGAGCATGACGGGGCCAGTCTCTGGGTCGTTCATCCACTGGGTGCTGTTCAGAGGATTCTCGAGCATGTCTTCAAAcgctgcaaacaaacacaaagaaccGTATTGAGACAAACGTTtaaccttctctcctctctctccccaaaCTGGCCCACCCTGCAGATAAACTGCAGCCCACCCTGAATCTGGATCTATTAAAGGCGCCCTCCTGTTAAAACCTCTGACTGTAGGTAAAGATGGACAAATGTTACTTTAAATCTTAATTCTAGAACTATTTAACCTCTTTACCCCTGGGAAAGTAATCATTAGCaatcaaaagttttttttatacaagGCTGCAAGCATGTTGATTTCACctttaacatgaaggtctatCGAGACTGAGTCACTTTTAGAGCCACCCTAAGGTCAACTGAGGAACTGCAAGTTCTGCAATGTATGTTTCTTTACCGAGTGCTACAGATCTCTGCTCTGGTTTTCACTCAAAACTGAACTTTACTTTTTAACTACACTACAACACATATTGCACAACTTGAAGGTGTATATATCCCACTTTTCTTCACTCTATTCATCTGAAcagtctttttaaaaatgtgaactGTCCACTGCAGATGGACTCATCAGCAAGCAGCAAGAAGTCATTTGGACCCCATGTTTTGTGGTCTAATAAGTCTTTGGTAGTTCAGTCATTGCTGTTCCTCCTACTATCTTTGATTTATGCATAGATGTGATTAGATTACTTTACCTAGCAGAGTCTTGGGGTTGGTTAGACCCAACTGAACCACTGGATTCTCAAGGATGGCTTGGAACAGTGGGCTGTTGGTGTCGATGCCTTTGTCCAGATCTTCTGGAGAAGGTTTCCTATCACCCAGCagccattcacactggagagcaCAGCgagaaagaaaatgttttaaactgGATGAAGAAGCAGGCCAGGCGCTCAGTGTCACAGATTTTTTGCCTCACATATTATCAGAGTACATTTTGTGAGTAATGAATGACTGACATCCAGACTGCCTCTATACAGCTGGGCAACCATAGcacaagtgagagagagagtgtgtatgtgtgtttgcttgtctcAGGGGCAATCCTTGTAATCAACCTACTGTGGATGAGTACACCTACCGCAGCATCCTGTTGGTTGTTATTGACTCTCAGAGCATCAATCACCTCCTTTTCATCAAAGCCCATCTCCATCAAGGCAATAACAgcctacagaaaaaaaatcagtctcattATATATGACAGTCTATAGTGTCATAGGGAGACCACaactcatgtgtgtgtgcaataaacTGCAGTAGAAGTGCTTTGTGAGTGATTTATTCCCTGAGATACATTCAGTTATTTAACAAACAGAGTAATATCATAATGGACTGCAGGGTTGGCAGCTGTATGCTAAATAAATCTAGAAAGCTCTGAAtctatatagtatagtataaatGAAATCACCTACCCTTGAATCTGGTCTAAATTCTCTTTTCCTACGTATCCTCTTGAAGATCTCTGTTAGTTCATCCTGTCTGCTGCTCTCATCTGTACTCGACTGGCTGGAGAGGCTGCGCAGACGGTTAGGACCGGAGGCTGAAGCAGAGGCTCCTGGCATGGCAGCTGCAGTGGCTCCCGTGGCTCCAGAAGACTCCTGACCTGGTAGCATTGTGTCCACAGAGGGGTCATCTACATGCTCAATCAGCCACTCCATAGCCTGGGTAACTGACATGCTgtgtgaagagagaaaaaaacacatgtccAGCGTgtgagcaaatgaagctgctgaacatTTACACAGTAGACACACTAGTACACACACTAGAAACTACTCATTTGCTACTTTTTTAATGGAAGCCTTACATGGATGCACACTTAAAAACACAGCCTTACTGGTTCAGTCTGAGAGCTTTGATTGCTCTGCTCTCGGGAAAACCCATCTCTGTGAGCTGCTGAAGGGCCGCTTCATCAACCCGATCCTCTTCATCTTCGTCCAACATAGCTATGAGACACAAAGAGAtcaaaaacatgaaatgaagGCTGGacaatatttgtaaaaaaaaatgactataTCAATACTTGTCAGGACAGTTTAAAAGCAACAGTGCATTTCTCAGTATGTTTAGAAACTTCCAATGAGATCCAATACAGGGAGACGTGTTTTTTAATAACATGTATTACTGCTATTAATATGACAAATGGCAGATCAAGTCCTAGGCTTGAGCTTTACATAAGCAGGAGGAggatttctgtgttttgttaggATGTTTTCCTCCTGTCTGAGAGCCCTGAATTTACAGCTACGGGTCAACCTGAAACCTTAGATGTGAATGTGCCCCCATTCCTTGGCCTAAGACGTGTACATGGCTTTAAAGGATTGTGTACTTTACCATTGGCCTTTTTGAAGAGTTCAACAGCATCAGGGTTCAAGGCAAGAAGCTTCTGGGCAACTTCAATCAGAGAAACCAGGATTTTTCTCAGCTCCGTTTGAAACTGAAATACCAAATAAAACACTGCTTAAACTCCACATATAAGGTGTATTTACTATACATTTAACTGCACTTAAGCAAAGCAAATCCTCTGAGGTCCATACATCtctgatgttgtgttgtgtaacagTGCGGTCAGTGTGGCGCGTGGACAGGCTGGCAGTAGCTTTCAGGATAGCATCTTTGTCTGGagctttgttttcttgtttcttctgcaacagaatatataaatatgtatattaaTAAAAGGTAAACAATGAAACATGACAACAAAATGCTTTACAGTAAGTTACCTTCTCTTCCGAACTAACATCAGTCATCTTTGGAGGGGTTGGTGGAGGTCTTTTCTTtatgagcagcaaaacatctgcagtatatatatatttatatataagcATTTGATCAATTATTGTCAAACTGTTCTTTTTGTCAGATTCTAAAGCCTGGCTGCTGCCTACCTTTATCTTTAAGATTCTCATCAGCAACAGTTTTGGTGTCTGTGAGGACTCTCTCTGTAGCAGCATGTATAAGTTTATGGTGAGTAAGCGTTTTGGGGTCTTCTAGATTTCCATGTACAGACTAGAAAACAAAGGCAAACAAAGCTCAGAGGAGCTGCAACAGAAAGGACAGCATGAAGTCTTcaagtaaaaacaaataaaacaatgtaaaacacatttaaaaaaatgactgttaATCAGTTTAACATACAATTAAGATGgattcataaaataaaacactttcaaGTGGATCTAATTTTATTATCAAAACCATAATTACATGATTCATTCATCAACAATATTAATCTTATGTCGATCAAATTAATTGGAACAGCCTTATTAATTAAtcatttatctatctatctaatatCAGGGGAAAACTCCCTTTAGTTTACTTTACTCAAACAAAACTTAATGTTTCAAAGCTTAACCAGTCACTCGTTACTTTAATGTCAGTGAATTTAAAGAAGTTTGTGCTGTAATGAAAAACTAAACTTCCTGGGATGATACTATTGGCCATAGAAGGAGACGTTAAGTGTGCTGTGTAATAATAGACACAGGCTGAAAAGCAGCATGCCCCTCTGACTGGATGCCGTGGACAGCAAAAGGGGCAGTCGCACCGTTAGCTCTGCTAGCTGGAGCTAGGGGCAGCCAATCTGCTAAATTATAAATAGCAAAGTCTACCCAGTTACTATAAATACAAAGCCAGTGACACCGACACTGACAGTTTACTCAGAGGACATGGCAGACTGCAAACACCCCGGGCAAAGAAGTGACAggacaaaaaaagcaacaagGAAGACACAAACAAGCTCAAAACACCTACATGTTTCAAGCACCTCTCCTTTAGTTTTTCCACTGTGGTGTCTTCCGTGACCTCCTCCAGCCACTCCGTGCCGTCCATGGTGCAAATGTGTATTTTCAACACTTTCCCGGCGAATATTTTCTCCTCCTGCACGAACATAGCTGCAGTCTTGAGTGTACAGGGTACAGTCCAGTGACGTTAGCTAGCAGCAGTTGCTATGTGCTCTTGGCAAGCTAGCGTGCTAACGTTAGCACCCAGCTAGCCGTCGTTTGTAAATCAGCCGACAACAGAACGACACCGGGCTCCGATTAGCTGAGGGCCATCTTCGGATCCCTCGGCCGGTTTTCGGTGCGATGGCAACGGATCAGCGCGCCCTGTCCTCGCCAAGTTGTTTATTTCCCCCCCTGTTAGCACACAAGCAGTGACCAGCGCATACACTATTTTTACTGTAAAGTTTGAACTTTGAACTTCAACCGTGCCACAtctggtgcatcatgggaggtGTAGTTCTTTTAAGGTTCGAGGGCTTTTCCTGGATTAAAACCATTAAATTAATAAccagtattaaaaaaacaacacaatatttACATTATTGTATATTCTTTTGTTAAAATATGCCTGACACGAGTGGCCCCGCAGGCTGAAAGCTAACTTCTTCATCAAGCAATATTATAATTAATCTATTTTTCTAAttaattttgtgtttacatgtatttCATCATATTTCATCATATCAGCTGATATGATGAGAGATTTTAGTCAACGTGACAAATCTGTTACAAATCAGAAATTAGGTTAAAAACCCTTTTAATTTCAAGAATATGTACAAGTTGCATAAATACAAAAGTAGGTATTATAACTACTGAAGTTGAAGTTGGAGCttgtgaaataaaataacatttatatttGCCACTAGATGGAGACAAACTAAGTATAATGATGTATAGGAACTGTGGACACGTTCTGCTTTAGCCCCATCAGAGACATTTTCTACATGATGCCTttcaagcaaaaaaacaaaagacagttCTCATCAGGTTCCAGACACACAGGTGCCCTttattataacaaaaacatttgtacagaataaaaacaaaaaagggaaaatataTTTGCAAATTATACCTTTATAAGAGAAAGGAAACATTGTAGATATTGCAACTTCACTACAACCTaatatgttttcatttaatgGTAACAAACTATACCATGGTGTTTATCACAAAACATTAAAGAGAACTTTACcaacagattttctttttaccaacgtgtaacaaaaacatttccaaATATACACAAATGGTCGCCCCAGTGGATTTTTGTGTTACAgaacagtaaaataataaatatgaatgtatAAAACCTtgatatttatgtattttccttttttttatgaGAAAATGTTGCCTaacaatatattgtatttatttgtatataGTTCAAATTTATTTATGCATAAGGGACAACAAcgatacaaaatatatattctgttctgttttacATTTCAGAGGCTGCTGACTGGAGCGAGACCTATCAAAATTGCATGCTTAAGACGTAAGATTTCTTAAACAAAATCTTGCTTACAAAGGGAAACGCATGAGATATTTACAAAAAGGAACAACGCAGCCATAGGCTTAAACtaatagagagagaaagaggggaaaatcaagtttccttttttccctctgGAAAAACAACATACACTGTGGCCAACAGGCCAGTTCTCCAACAACACAGGTCTAACACAGCCTGCCTCAACTGCCAATCTCCATGATGGCCATATACTGTACAACATGTCACATTTCCACCGAGCATAAATGCAATCAAACATAATGCTGCTCCACTGACAATGGAGCAAAGTACACAACTCTAGAAAGTGTACGGTAGTTCAGAAtctcatgatgtttttttaaaaaaaagggtggGGTCTGCAAATGAAATCTGTTCTGTTAAAGTTCACAATGTGTTTTTCCACAACAAACTGAAGTAACACTGAAACTTAAAATGTGCTATATGGAATGCCCCTTAATCACAATTTTCATTATAAACACGAttgtacaaaaaatatatatatcaacacaaaaaacagaaatcctattttcaaaaaaaggaaaaactagAAGGAAATAAATACCCAGTGTGTACGCTGCAGCTGTAGAAGAGAACTACATGTTTCTCAGTCCTGTGTTTGACCTAACACTACAGACCCCACAGATTTTAGTAAGCCGGCAATGCATATAAATAagacattaataaataaaaaagaatgagTGAAGCACAGATGTTGCTGTTAGTATCAAAGTTTATAAAAGTTCTATTATATCTTGTTTACAGCTTTgcccttttcctctttttttccacagagtgccttttttattaaaaaaatatacagcaGCTCATCTGGGTGTAAAGATGCAAGCTTCCTTATTTGAACTGTTCAGGTATGTGTCCGATCTGAGACTGCATGCTTGTTGGTGGGCTTGAAATGCCTTCTGACCAGTCAGACATGTTGGAGTGAGGAGATGAACTGGACCACTGGTCAGGGGAGCCAGGGGAGGGTGTCAGAAAGGGGTGGTCAGGCACCTGGACCTGCTGGTTTGGGGTGTTGTCCATGGGGCCTGAATAGCTGTGCTGGGAGGGTGGGGTGAGGAATTGGGTGCTGGGCATTGATTGGTTGATGGAAGAGGGCATAATCTGGGTCTCTTGTGGCAGGATGGTGTGGATGGGTATGCTGGAGTTGCCTGtgccctgctggagctccggggAACTGAGCTCCCCACCAATGAAGTTCTGGCTGTTGGTTGTGTTTGAGTTCTGATGTTGCAGCTggatgctctgctgctgctgctgctgctgaagctgctggaggTTCTGCATCTGCTGCATCTGCTGAGCCTGCTGCAGGATGTGTGACTGTGGACCCAGCCTGCTGCCCGGTATACCCTGGTACGTCATCATCTGAGACAGGCCGTTGTGGAGCGAGGTGGTCATCATCCCATGCTGCCCTCCCTGGTGTAGACCTCCCTGACCTCCAGGAGCACCTCTCATGGGGTTGAACTGACCTGGTTGACTCATGTTGCCATGCATCCTAGACAGCCAGTCACATTGGCCGTTCATGGCACCCTGACCGCTGGAGCCCGACACGGGCAGATGGGTAAGACGGGGAGGCAGTGGGTCAAACTGCATTCTAGCCAGCTCCTTCTTGTTTGGCATCACCATGTGGTTCACAGCCATGTGTGGGTCAGACATACCCTGCAGGTGGTTTAGGGATACAGATGGAGACTGCTGGAAAGGTGAAGTCATCATGGGTGGGGAAGCCACATCAGAGACATAACCATGTGGAGACTCCAATGAGTCAACCGGTGACAAAACAGCCGAGCTGTCCAGGAGGTTCCCAGACTTCCCATCCTGggagtttttcttcttcaccttcATGTCTTTGCCCTCCTTGCACCCGATACCCTTGGTGCTGGGCTTCCGTGCCTTTTTACCCTGGCCTTGAGGCTGGGGCTGCTTCATGCTGCCCAGGAAGCCATTGGGTGAGCAAAGAGGGGGTGACAAGGTGGTGCTTAGTGACCCTCCATGAATGGAAGGACTTTGTACCAGGTTGTACTCATCCATCAGCCGCACAATGTCGTGATGCATTCTCTCCTGTGCAATGTCTCTGGGCAGCCGGTCCATGTGGTCAGTGATTTCTCTGTTAGCAAAGTGATCCAGTAAGACCTTGGCAGTTTCGTAGCTTCCTTCCCTGGCAGCCAAGAACAGAGGGGTTTCCTCCTGAGTCAAACAGAAAGGAGACAGCGGTGTTAAACGTGTTTTATAGATGCACTGGGAAAGTCATTTTACAGCGAAAGATCGGTTCCACACCTTGTTATTTTGCATGTCCTTGTTGGCACCATTCTTAAGTAGCACAATAGCTGCCTCCACATTATTTACTGCTGCAGCCCAATGTAGAGCAGATTTACCTGTTGAGACAAAACCAGGGTTACATTAGATCTAAGCTGCTCCTTTTGACAAAAAGCCTGACGACATCTCGGCTTAATTTGAAACAGGCACTTTACCAAAATCGTCAATTGCGTTGACATCAGCATGACAGTTTATCAGTTCTTCCACCATGCCTTCCACAGCCAGCCTGGCAGCCAAGATCAGGGGTGTAGTGCCATCGTGCATACGGGCGTCCAAGTCTGTAGCTCTGTTCCTTATCAGAATCTACAGAGAAATGCAGCATCGTCAATGAAACCGTGAAGTTCGTTGTTTACTTTTAAATCAGTCTAATGTACAAAGGATTGATTCTAAACACGACTAAAAAATGGCAATCACTAAAAATTTATTCATACAATTTTTATTAAACAACCCATAAAAATGAAAGCAACAAATCTTGAGAGGATGACTAATGATACACACGTGACTCTGGTGAAGTAGCTAATCCTCCACACTAACATTATAAGCATTAAAGAACCTACCTGGAAAACACCCTGGGCGTCAGCTGCCACAGCAGCATGCAGAGGCGTCCTGCCCATGTTGTCCTGGATGTTAGCATCAGCGCTGGCCTCCAGCAGGCGTTTGGCAGCATCAGAACGGGCGTAGCGAGCAGCCAGGTGAAGAGCAGTTTCACCTGTGCGGTCAGTCTGGTTGTGGAGGTTGGCACCTTGGTAGATGAAATCGTTGATCACGTTGGCCGaggcatcctcctcctcctcactgttgCCTGTTTCTAATCCTCCCCCGCTGCAGGAAGCGATCATCAAGGGCGTGAATCCATCTGCATGGTGAGACAATTTAAATGGTCAGCACAGGAAAGTACAGACTGCAGACAGGAGGCAGCACTTCAAAGCACCAGGCAGATCAGaacaaagcaacaaacaaaTCGAATGTGGATTTGACACTTTTGCCTACGTTGAATCATCACAGGGCTCTGTTTTCGATAATGGATTCTGATCAAGGCCCCGGCACAGAAGAAGCTTCAGAGGGAAAGTGAAGCTAGGGGGATAGAGGCCAGGACTCACTAAAGCTAGACTGCTGCAAAAACGAAGCATTAATATCTAACTGTGAGAGGCAGCTCAGTCAGTCGACTTGGATAGGTTTTCTCCTCTTCAAAAGGATAGCAAGCCCTGGATCTCGCAGATTTGGTCGATTCAAGTGCATCGATCCATGACGGGGGGGAAAAAGTGTGCTCTCAAGTTGGTAAATCTGTTACTTTGATTTATTATAGCTTTTCTTGAGGGAATTTGGCACTTACTACAAAATTGGGTTTTTTGCATTTGATGCCTTCATTGGTTTTTTTGTAATgttgaaaaggaagaaaaacagaggCCCATTACTGGTCAAATGATTAATCTGATCAGGAATCAGTGTTTTCCCCCAGGCGCCTGGCTTCCAGCCAGCTGCTTTGAAGAAGATCCTTTGCCCCGAGGACATGAGGCTTTAGCAACTCCTACatgcacaattacacacacgcacatgtacATGCTGGAAATGTAAAAATCTtatctaagaaaaaaaagatatttgaACGcacacctttttaaaaaaatgtgtcactaTAAGATGTGTTTTGGCCCATTAAAAATCAATAGTTTATTGAGCCATTTTTACAAACTTTGCCtttttattcattcttttttatatttgagatatatattttataaataaaacatgaattaaaagtgaaaaaaaatacaaatttgaCTGAAAGATATATGCTTTCTGTCTTTATGTCACAATTTTTCCCCCCGAAAAATAGCTCCAAATAGACAATTAAAGATTCGCTGATAGACTTCTTTCACCACACATTTCACTAACACATTTTCAAACAGAACAGattaaaaataaagcaaacagGTCACTTTAATATCCTTAACATGCGTTTTTTTGACCCACCTGGTCCTCGGACATTGACATCCATGCAGTCATTCTCAATCTCCCCCTGAGGGGGTGTGGGAGCAATGGATGGGATGCGGAGGTCAGCGGCATCCAGGTGCTGCTGCGTCCACTGACGGTGGTCTGTTTGGTCATCCACCTCCAATATAGCCTGCTCATCAAACTGCTAAAGCAAAAGAGAGCACAGCTATTTGAAATTGACCATTTTAAATCCAAATCCAAAATGATGCCATGAATAATGataatgaaaatacaaaataaagtaattcacatATATTGaccattttaaacagaaaattaataataatttaataatatctGTTTTCTTACCCTAAAGCGTTTTGCATCCGAGGGTTCGTCCTCTCCCCACTCGTTCTGGGTGTCATCCATGAGTGAAATGTCTGAAGTGTTTTTTAGTGGCCTGTCACGAAGCAGAAAACCCAGTAAAAATCCTTGAACTCTATTGCTTCCATCTCATTCAAAGCCTCTCACTGATGACTTGTGAAGCGGTGCCgaaaaacaaaagcattgaTTACATTTATACCCCACCCCTCTGCCCCAACATGTCAATTAATGCGCACCTAAACCTGCTATATCATTATCATTAATGATCCAGGCGAAACCCCCCTTTCCAAATTTGACTGATCACCAGTTACACCTATTGTATCTGTCAGAACTAGCCATTCACACGACCCGCAGAGAAACAGGTTCCCAATGACAGCGAGCACCAGTGTCGAATAAACGGAAACGTACTTTAATCCCACCGAATCCTCTCCGACTGGTTCACGTCTCTTCTTCTTGCTGGTCTCTGTGGTCTTGAAGCCCTCGGGAAGCCAAAGGCGCCCATGCTCGTGGCGCCGTTTTCGGGCGGCCACCATCCCCACTCCAAGG
The genomic region above belongs to Parambassis ranga chromosome 9, fParRan2.1, whole genome shotgun sequence and contains:
- the ubac1 gene encoding ubiquitin-associated domain-containing protein 1, producing the protein MFVQEEKIFAGKVLKIHICTMDGTEWLEEVTEDTTVEKLKERCLKHSVHGNLEDPKTLTHHKLIHAATERVLTDTKTVADENLKDKDVLLLIKKRPPPTPPKMTDVSSEEKKKQENKAPDKDAILKATASLSTRHTDRTVTQHNIRDFQTELRKILVSLIEVAQKLLALNPDAVELFKKANAMLDEDEEDRVDEAALQQLTEMGFPESRAIKALRLNHMSVTQAMEWLIEHVDDPSVDTMLPGQESSGATGATAAAMPGASASASGPNRLRSLSSQSSTDESSRQDELTEIFKRIRRKREFRPDSRAVIALMEMGFDEKEVIDALRVNNNQQDAACEWLLGDRKPSPEDLDKGIDTNSPLFQAILENPVVQLGLTNPKTLLAFEDMLENPLNSTQWMNDPETGPVMLQISRIFQTLNRT